A genomic segment from Aspergillus chevalieri M1 DNA, chromosome 7, nearly complete sequence encodes:
- the ams1 gene encoding alpha-mannosidase (BUSCO:EOG092607QZ;~COG:G;~EggNog:ENOG410PH3N;~InterPro:IPR015341,IPR037094,IPR011330,IPR000602, IPR027291,IPR028995,IPR011013,IPR041147,IPR011682;~PFAM:PF17677,PF01074,PF07748,PF09261;~go_function: GO:0003824 - catalytic activity [Evidence IEA];~go_function: GO:0004559 - alpha-mannosidase activity [Evidence IEA];~go_function: GO:0030246 - carbohydrate binding [Evidence IEA];~go_process: GO:0005975 - carbohydrate metabolic process [Evidence IEA];~go_process: GO:0006013 - mannose metabolic process [Evidence IEA]), which translates to MGGGAPLGAPSLFPRTPSHPVGQRIKSIYTDRLRQFTAPGQYEGQNLVSKFFETITTDENHIKLSVYSVPNLARPSFAEATSHDFTPTHTGASFGPSWSTHWFRIRLTIPQDMRDKEHLEFHWDANNEGLVWSEDGRPLQGLTGGGERIEWVIPDAWRDGEEHVFYIEMACNGMFGNAPGGDSIQPPREDRYYRLETARIVAVNLEARGLNYDFWIIGDAAREFPSDSWESHEANMVANAIMDAFIAGNGSQESIKEGRRIAKKYLGDKLDSSEVYDTNAQPIVYAIGHCHIDTCWLWPWAETKRKVARSWSNQCDLMDRYPEHRFTCSQAQQFKWLKQYYPSVFERVRGWVKKGHFQPVGGSWVEHDTNMPSGESLVRQFLYGQRFFQSNFGERCTTFWLPDTFGYSTQIPQICRLAGMSRFFTQKLSWNNINNFPHTTFQWVALDGSQVMCHMTPAETYTASAHFGDVKRSVTQHKSLDQDNTSLLVFGKGDGGGGPTFEHLEKLRRCRGLSDKVGLLPRVKMGNSVDDFFAQLEKKAAEGTKFVTWHGELYFELHRGTYTTQADNKRNNRKAEFLLRDIELLATVASLRAQYKYPKEEIDDMWEATLLCQFHDCLPGSCIEMCYDDSDKLYAKIFETGQRLKDEALKVLLEGDGHISNGLVAISTMPWSRTEIVRIPAAYATNGYTNYALVEDNTSSATQLKALEREKKPVVIVTEDKPGVFRLENEQLRVIIENGVITSLFDIKAKREIIAKGSKAGQLVIFDDKPLYWQAWDVEVYHLESRKELSSSQTSIAEADPYHASVVTQTKISDKSWIKTTISLGASVEDQPSYVEFESEVEWQETMKFLKVEFPVDITNTEASYETQYGIIRRPTHYNTSWDMAKFEVCCHKWADLSEYGYGVSILNDSKYGFATSGNLMRLSLLRAPKAPDAHADMGRHHIRYAIFPHEGPLDWRTVRAGYNFNNQLIIQPSSGEEYNVQVAELLGNKSLVLDAVKRGEDDEDVSRGGLPVRPGKSVILRIYESLGGKSRGTIRCHYPVTKAFKCNILEDDEEELVVRKERPAEIKIELRAFEVATYRLQIGSF; encoded by the exons ATGGGTGGAGGTGCACCGCTGGGAGCTCCCAGCTTATTTCCCCGGACGCCCAGTCATCCCGTCGGCCAGCGTATCAAGAGCATCTACACCGATCGTCTGCGTCAGTTCACAGCGCCGGGACAGTATGAGGGGCAAAATCTTGTTTC CAAGTTCTTCGAAACCATCACCACCGACGAAAATCACATCAAACTCTCCGTCTACTCCGTCCCCAACCTCGCCCGCCCTTCCTTCGCAGAAGCTACATCCCACGATTTCACCCCCACCCACACGGGCGCCTCCTTCGGCCCCAGCTGGTCCACGCACTGGTTCCGCATCCGCCTCACGATCCCCCAGGACATGCGCGACAAGGAACACCTCGAGTTCCACTGGGACGCGAACAACGAGGGTCTCGTGTGGAGTGAGGACGGGCGGCCGTTGCAGGGGTTGACGGGTGGTGGGGAACGGATTGAGTGGGTTATCCCTGATGCGTGGAGGGATGGGGAGGAACATGTGTTTTATATTGAGATGGCGTGTAATGGGATGTTTGGGAATGCGCCGGGTGGGGATAGTATTCAGCCGCCGAGGGAGGATAGGTATTATCGGTTGGAGACGGCGAGGATTGTGGCGGTTAATTTGGAGGCGAGGGGGTTGAATTATGATTTTTGGATTATTGGTG ACGCGGCACGGGAGTTCCCGAGTGACTCGTGGGAATCTCATGAAGCCAATATGGTTGCCAATGCCATCATGGATGCTTTCATTGCTGGCAACGGAAGTCAGGAGTCAATCAAGGAAGGACGTCGGATCGCCAAGAAGTACCTTGGTGACAAGCTTGACTCTTCCGAGGTTTACGATACCAACGCGCAACCTATCGTCTACGCCATTGGACACTGTCACATTGATACCTGTTGGCTGTGGCCATGGGCCGAGACCAAGCGTAAAGTCGCCCGGTCTTGGTCGAACCAGTGTGACTTGATGGACCGTTACCCCGAGCACCGGTTCACCTGCTCTCAGGCACAACAGTTCAAATGGCTGAAGCAGTACTATCCCTCGGTATTCGAGCGGGTTAGAGGCTGGGTTAAGAAGGGTCATTTCCAGCCAGTCGGCGGCAGTTGGGTTGAGCATGATACCAATATGCCCAGTGGAGAGTCTCTGGTGCGGCAATTCCTCTATGGGCAGCGCTTCTTCCAAAGCAACTTTGGCGAGCGGTGCACTACCTTCTGGCTTCCAGATACCTTTGGTTACTCGACTCAGATTCCCCAGATCTGCAGATTGGCAGGTATGAGTCGCTTCTTTACGCAGAAGCTCAGCTGGAACAATATCAACAATTTCCCTCACACTACCTTCCAGTGGGTTGCCCTCGATGGCAGCCAGGTCATGTGCCATATGACACCGGCGGAGACGTACACGGCTAGTGCCCATTTTGGCGATGTGAAGCGTAGCGTGACCCAGCACAAGTCCCTGGATCAAGACAACACTTCCCTTCTTGTATTCGGCAAGGGagacggcggcggtggccCTACCTTTGAGCATCTGGAGAAACTGCGTCGCTGCCGTGGTCTTAGTGACAAAGTGGGACTGCTTCCTCGTGTAAAGATGGGCAATTCCGTCGACGACTTCTTTGCTCAGcttgagaagaaggctgcTGAAGGGACCAAGTTTGTGACCTGGCACGGAGAGCTTTATTTCGAGCTGCACCGTGGTACATACACCACCCAGGCGGACAACAAGCGCAACAACCGCAAGGCGGAGTTTTTGCTGCGCGATATTGAGTTGCTGGCGACCGTTGCCTCCCTGAGGGCACAGTATAAGTATCCTAAGGAGGAGATAGACGACATGTGGGAGGCTACCCTTCTGTGCCAGTTCCATGATTGTCTACCCGGCAGCTGCATTGAGATGTGCTATGATGACTCGGATAAACTGTACGCCAAGATCTTTGAGACCGGTCAGAGACTTAAAGATGAAGCTCTCAAGGTGCTTTTAGAGGGGGATGGGCATATCAGCAATGGTCTAGTGGCCATTAGCACTATGCCATGGAGTCGCACGGAGATCGTCCGGATCCCTGCCGCATACGCCACCAACGGCTACACCAATTACGCCCTAGTTGAAGACAACACCAGCAGTGCCACACAGCTTAAAGCCCttgagagggagaagaagcctgTTGTGATAGTGACAGAAGATAAACCAGGCGTTTTCCGATTGGAAAACGAGCAACTGCGGGTCATCATTGAAAACGGCGTCATCACGTCTTTGTTCGATATCAAGGCCAAACGCGAGATTATCGCAAAGGGTAGCAAAGCCGGTCAGTTGGTGATCTTTGACGACAAGCCACTTTACTGGCAGGCATGGGATGTGGAAGTGTACCACCTTGAGTCTAGAAAGGAGCTTTCTTCTAGCCAGACTTCTATTGCTGAGGCGGATCCGTACCATGCCAGTGTCGTTACCCAGACCAAGATCAGCGACAAGAGCTGGATCAAGACAACCATCAGCCTTGGTGCTTCTGTTGAAGATCAACCGTCTTATGTTGAATTCGAAAGTGAAGTGGAGTGGCAGGAGACCATGAAGTTCCTCAAGGTGGAATTCCCAGTAGACATTACCAATACAGAGGCGTCGTACGAGACTCAATATGGTATTATCAGACGGCCCACACATTATAACACAAG CTGGGATATGGCCAAGTTCGAAGTCTGCTGCCACAAGTGGGCCGACCTCTCTGAATACGGATATGGCGTGTCAATCCTGAACGACTCCAAGTATGGCTTTGCAACCAGCGGTAATCTGATGCGACTTTCTCTGCTCCGCGCGCCTAAGGCACCGGATGCCCATGCAGACATGGGTCGTCACCACATCCGCTATGCCATTTTCCCACACGAAGGACCTCTGGACTGGCGTACTGTCCGTGCAGGGTACAACTTCAACAACCAGCTTATCATCCAACCTTCATCTGGCGAGGAATACAATGTACAAGTTGCCGAGCTTCTTGGCAATAAATCTCTTGTTCTTGATGCGGTCAAGCGAGgcgaggatgacgaggatgtcTCTCGAGGCGGATTGCCCGTACGTCCTGGAAAGAGCGTTATCCTTCGCATCTATGAGTCTCTTGGTGGCAAGAGTCGTGGAACTATTCGGTGTCACTACCCGGTTACGAAGGCTTTCAAGTGCAATATacttgaagatgatgaggaggaactTGTCGTGAGAAAGGAAAGGCCGGCTGAGATTAAGATCGAGTTGAGAGCTTTTGAGGTTGCGACTTATCGATTGCAGATCGGTTCATTCTAG